One window from the genome of Anaerolineae bacterium encodes:
- a CDS encoding aldo/keto reductase, giving the protein MQKRELGKTGEMLSVVGFGGIVVMNETPDSAAQLVSRAIERGINYFDVAPSYGNAEERLGPALEPYRESVFLACKTGKRDREGAAQELRRSLELLRTDHFDLYQFHGVTTLEDVERIFAPGGAMELFQEAREMGVARLIGFSAHSEEAAVAMMDRFDFDSILFPINWVCWHQGGFGPTTLQRAQEKGVGVLALKALAKRQWEEGEGRTWPKCWYAPADTPEEAALGLRFTLSRPVTAAVSPSHAELLWWACDAAENLTPLSEEEEADLARRSQGLKPIFPHA; this is encoded by the coding sequence ATGCAGAAGCGGGAGTTAGGCAAGACTGGCGAGATGTTATCTGTGGTAGGTTTCGGGGGCATCGTAGTCATGAACGAGACCCCCGATTCGGCCGCGCAGCTAGTGTCGCGGGCCATCGAACGGGGCATCAATTACTTCGATGTCGCCCCCAGCTACGGCAACGCCGAGGAACGGCTGGGCCCTGCCCTGGAGCCCTACCGCGAGTCAGTGTTCCTCGCCTGCAAGACGGGCAAGCGCGACCGTGAAGGCGCCGCCCAGGAGCTGAGGCGCTCCCTCGAGCTACTCCGTACCGACCACTTCGACCTGTACCAGTTCCACGGCGTGACCACACTGGAGGACGTCGAGCGCATCTTCGCCCCCGGAGGAGCTATGGAGCTGTTCCAGGAAGCCCGTGAGATGGGGGTGGCCAGGCTCATCGGCTTCTCCGCCCACTCCGAAGAGGCGGCCGTGGCCATGATGGACCGGTTTGACTTCGACTCTATCCTCTTCCCCATCAACTGGGTCTGCTGGCACCAGGGCGGCTTCGGCCCCACCACTCTGCAGAGGGCGCAGGAGAAGGGAGTGGGCGTGCTGGCTCTGAAGGCCCTGGCCAAGAGGCAGTGGGAGGAGGGCGAGGGGCGCACGTGGCCCAAGTGCTGGTACGCCCCGGCGGACACACCTGAGGAGGCCGCCCTGGGATTGCGATTCACGCTCTCACGGCCCGTCACCGCCGCCGTCAGCCCTAGCCACGCCGAGCTCCTCTGGTGGGCCTGCGACGCCGCCGAGAACCTGACGCCGCTTTCCGAGGAAGAGGAGGCAGACCTGGCCCGCCGCAGCCAGGGCCTCAAGCCCATCTTCCCGCACGCCTAG
- a CDS encoding DegT/DnrJ/EryC1/StrS family aminotransferase, with translation MAQRVTEKLAIEGGPKAVPHPLPGWPQFSEEAIRAVEEVLRSGKVNYWTGRKGMEFEKAYAQWQGSKYAIAVTNGTAALHTALSALGVGPGDEVIVPSYTFIATSFSVVQAGAIPRFADVNLEDHCISVESAEKLVNERTKAIIPVHLYGNVCDMDEIMAFADRHGIWVIEDNAEAFGGEYKGKKTGTLGHIAACSFCQNKTFTTGGEGGMVTTDDEGLAWRARSFRDHGYDVKARLSLLELEQKLPYIHNMVGFNYRMTEMQSAIGLAELARMDTWNMPRRRRNALAVIEAIKDLPQVLYTPVDTPERRNGWYVMAFSLDIENMTCDIEQFVAAAGAEGAPVWKVFWPQCHTEKAFTEKNAFGNSGFPFTSKEYTDAASVDYSRVEVPNAVWHQSHTFTCFAFPTFSEEEAGLVGQALRKVILAYSK, from the coding sequence ATGGCACAGAGAGTAACGGAGAAACTGGCCATAGAGGGAGGGCCGAAGGCAGTGCCCCACCCGCTGCCCGGCTGGCCCCAGTTCAGTGAGGAAGCGATCCGGGCGGTAGAGGAGGTGCTGCGGTCGGGCAAGGTGAACTACTGGACCGGCCGTAAGGGCATGGAGTTTGAGAAGGCATATGCCCAGTGGCAGGGGAGCAAGTACGCCATTGCGGTGACCAACGGGACCGCTGCCCTGCACACCGCCCTGAGTGCCCTGGGGGTGGGGCCAGGGGATGAGGTGATCGTGCCCAGCTACACCTTCATCGCCACCAGCTTCTCGGTGGTGCAGGCGGGGGCCATACCGCGGTTTGCTGATGTGAACCTGGAGGACCACTGCATCAGCGTGGAGTCGGCAGAGAAGCTGGTGAACGAGCGCACGAAGGCCATTATCCCGGTCCATTTGTACGGCAACGTGTGCGACATGGACGAGATCATGGCCTTTGCCGACCGCCACGGCATATGGGTGATCGAGGATAACGCGGAGGCCTTCGGGGGGGAGTACAAGGGCAAGAAGACGGGGACATTGGGCCACATCGCCGCCTGTTCGTTCTGCCAGAACAAGACCTTCACCACTGGCGGCGAGGGCGGCATGGTGACCACCGACGATGAGGGGCTGGCCTGGAGGGCGCGGAGCTTCCGCGACCATGGCTACGATGTCAAGGCGCGCCTAAGCCTGCTGGAGCTGGAGCAGAAGCTGCCCTACATCCACAACATGGTGGGGTTCAACTACCGCATGACCGAGATGCAGTCGGCTATCGGCCTGGCCGAACTGGCCCGCATGGACACCTGGAACATGCCTCGGCGGCGGCGCAACGCCCTGGCGGTGATAGAGGCCATCAAGGACCTGCCCCAAGTGCTCTACACCCCGGTGGACACGCCGGAGCGGCGCAATGGCTGGTACGTGATGGCATTCTCCCTGGACATCGAGAACATGACCTGCGACATCGAGCAGTTCGTGGCGGCGGCCGGTGCGGAGGGGGCGCCGGTGTGGAAGGTGTTCTGGCCCCAGTGCCACACGGAGAAGGCCTTCACCGAGAAGAACGCTTTCGGGAACTCTGGCTTCCCCTTCACCTCGAAGGAGTACACCGACGCCGCGAGCGTGGACTACAGTCGGGTGGAGGTGCCCAACGCCGTGTGGCACCAGAGCCACACCTTCACCTGCTTTGCCTTCCCTACGTTTTCCGAGGAGGAAGCGGGGCTGGTGGGGCAGGCACTGCGCAAGGTGATCCTGGCCTACAGCAAGTAA
- a CDS encoding Gfo/Idh/MocA family oxidoreductase — protein sequence MSYRVGVSGLRRGLALARVFDSVPDCSVVALCDISPTVLERASGQFPHAATFREYSDMLAHGLDVVVVATPIPVHREQTVAALEAGCHVLQEVTLADSVEACRDILGAVDAHPKQKFMLGENCCYWAHIMSWAEMWRQGLLGEFIYGEAEYVHDIRALTRNPDGSPTWRAVRPPIVYCTHSLGPIVKITGEKPVTVSALHTANKMEPELPQFFDFEVAIVQTESHGVIKLLRGQGMMREPAFHYYSLYGTRGTLETSRPPQALQTNAYLDRVPHLHNMMALPLNTDVPGAAREAALGGHGTAEYYMIRDFMEAVRNDTPPPIDVRMAWDLTVTGLCAHESATNGGRPVRIPRWDE from the coding sequence ATGAGCTATCGCGTGGGTGTTTCGGGCCTCAGGCGCGGCCTGGCTCTGGCTCGCGTCTTCGACAGCGTGCCGGACTGCAGCGTCGTCGCCCTCTGCGACATCAGCCCGACTGTGCTGGAGCGGGCTTCCGGCCAGTTCCCTCATGCGGCCACGTTCCGGGAGTACTCGGACATGCTGGCCCACGGGCTGGACGTGGTGGTAGTGGCCACGCCCATCCCCGTGCACCGAGAGCAGACCGTCGCCGCGCTGGAGGCGGGTTGCCACGTGCTGCAGGAGGTGACACTGGCGGACAGCGTAGAGGCCTGCCGGGATATCCTCGGGGCGGTGGATGCTCACCCGAAGCAGAAGTTCATGCTGGGGGAGAATTGCTGCTATTGGGCTCACATCATGTCCTGGGCCGAGATGTGGCGGCAGGGCCTCCTGGGCGAGTTCATCTACGGGGAAGCGGAGTACGTGCATGACATCCGCGCCCTCACCCGGAACCCGGACGGGAGCCCCACGTGGCGCGCCGTGCGCCCCCCTATCGTCTACTGCACCCACAGCCTGGGGCCTATCGTGAAGATCACTGGCGAGAAGCCGGTGACGGTGTCGGCGCTGCACACGGCAAACAAGATGGAACCGGAGTTGCCCCAGTTCTTCGACTTCGAGGTGGCTATCGTGCAGACGGAGAGCCACGGGGTGATAAAGCTGCTTCGGGGGCAGGGCATGATGCGCGAGCCCGCCTTTCACTACTACTCTCTTTATGGCACCCGCGGAACGTTAGAGACTTCCAGGCCGCCGCAGGCGCTCCAGACCAATGCCTACTTGGACAGGGTGCCCCATCTCCACAACATGATGGCGCTGCCCCTGAACACCGACGTTCCCGGCGCAGCGCGGGAGGCGGCTCTGGGCGGGCACGGCACGGCCGAGTACTACATGATCCGCGACTTCATGGAGGCAGTCCGAAACGATACCCCTCCGCCCATAGACGTGCGCATGGCGTGGGACCTGACCGTGACGGGGCTGTGCGCTCACGAGAGCGCTACGAACGGCGGCCGCCCGGTTAGGATCCCTCGTTGGGACGAGTAA
- a CDS encoding Gfo/Idh/MocA family oxidoreductase — protein sequence MALGWGVLGAGGIADRRMIPEGIMASDICRLVMVMDTAPERAEAVGQKYGVPYTTQLEEVLGNPAVDVVYVATPTFAHKDQAIAAAKAGKHVLVEKPLGLSLSEGRAILDACRHAGVKCASGYMMRYHGAHREIKRILADRELGEVVFGRAQLTCWYPPIPGAWRQEWRLGGGGALMDMGTHCLDLLEWLIGPIDRLTALVETVAFDYEVEDSATVLLHFSNGAQGIVDVSFNVPDEAAQNVLEIRGTKGAIYADHTIGQDAGGNVRLYAPGEVGGYDAAQVREGRDIGVQLDFPRTNMYRAQAEAFVQAIEGDFAPPVSGEVGFRALELTLRAYEAAREGRFLPI from the coding sequence CCCGAGGGGATCATGGCTTCCGACATATGCAGGCTGGTGATGGTGATGGACACGGCGCCAGAGCGGGCGGAGGCGGTGGGGCAGAAGTACGGGGTTCCGTATACCACCCAGCTCGAGGAGGTGCTCGGCAATCCGGCGGTGGACGTGGTCTATGTGGCCACGCCGACGTTTGCCCATAAGGACCAGGCCATCGCCGCGGCCAAGGCCGGGAAGCACGTGCTGGTGGAGAAGCCCCTTGGGCTGAGCCTGAGCGAGGGACGAGCCATTCTGGATGCCTGCCGCCACGCGGGAGTGAAGTGCGCCAGCGGGTACATGATGCGCTATCACGGCGCACACCGGGAGATCAAGCGGATCCTGGCTGACCGAGAGCTGGGCGAGGTGGTCTTCGGGCGGGCACAGCTTACGTGTTGGTACCCACCCATACCTGGAGCCTGGCGTCAGGAGTGGCGGCTTGGCGGAGGCGGGGCGCTTATGGACATGGGGACCCACTGCCTGGACCTGCTGGAGTGGCTGATTGGGCCCATAGACCGTCTGACGGCCCTGGTGGAGACGGTCGCCTTCGACTACGAGGTGGAGGACTCGGCCACCGTCTTGCTGCATTTCTCGAACGGCGCCCAGGGTATCGTGGACGTCAGCTTCAATGTGCCAGACGAAGCGGCCCAGAATGTTCTCGAGATACGGGGCACAAAAGGAGCCATCTACGCCGATCACACCATCGGCCAGGATGCGGGCGGCAACGTCCGCCTCTACGCTCCAGGCGAAGTGGGTGGCTACGACGCGGCTCAGGTGCGCGAGGGGCGGGACATTGGGGTTCAGCTCGATTTCCCCCGCACCAACATGTACCGGGCCCAGGCAGAGGCGTTCGTGCAGGCTATCGAGGGGGACTTCGCCCCGCCCGTGAGTGGCGAGGTGGGGTTCCGAGCGCTGGAACTCACCCTGCGCGCCTACGAGGCGGCTCGCGAGGGTCGGTTCCTGCCCATCTAG